In one window of Pseudorasbora parva isolate DD20220531a chromosome 7, ASM2467924v1, whole genome shotgun sequence DNA:
- the cenpw gene encoding centromere protein W yields MSKKAPRAALKRHMKKNTNIRIGKNADLMAQLNLLVVLHRLAEESKVKAFEEKSATIKVHHVRAVAKKLLKSTRG; encoded by the exons ATGTCAAAGAAAGCACCGAGAGCAGCCCTGAAGCGTCATATGAAGAAGAATACTAATATACGGAtaggaaaaaacgcggacttgatG GCCCAGCTCAACCTCCTGGTTGTCCTGCATCGTCTAGCTGAGGAGTCCAAGGTGAAGGCCTTTGAGGAGAAATCAGCAACCATCAAAGTTCACCATGTCAGAGCTGTTGCAAAG AAACTGTTAAAGAGCACACGCGGATAA